One Pseudomonas lalucatii genomic window carries:
- the mmsB gene encoding 3-hydroxyisobutyrate dehydrogenase encodes MTQIAFIGLGHMGLPMARNLLKAGLNLRVFDLVPAAIEELAKEGAQAASSAADAVRGTQVVISMLPASRHVEGLYLGDGGLLARLEPGTLVLECSTIAPESARKVHKAAAERGLRMLDAPVSGGTAGAAAGTLTFMVGGEAAVLEQAQAIFQAMGKNIFHAGPDGAGQVAKVCNNQVLAVQMIATAEAMALGVANGLDPAVLAEIMRQSSGGNWTLEKYNPWPGVMENAPASKGYSGGFMAELMAKDLGLAQEAAQVTGSSTPMGALALQLYRLLLKQGKGQRDFSVVQQLFVE; translated from the coding sequence ATGACCCAGATCGCCTTTATCGGCCTCGGCCACATGGGCCTGCCCATGGCCCGCAACCTGCTCAAGGCCGGCCTCAACCTGCGGGTCTTCGACCTGGTACCCGCCGCCATCGAGGAGCTGGCCAAGGAAGGCGCCCAGGCGGCCAGCAGCGCCGCCGATGCGGTACGGGGCACGCAGGTGGTGATCAGCATGCTGCCGGCCAGCCGCCATGTGGAGGGCCTGTACCTGGGCGACGGCGGCCTGCTCGCCCGGCTCGAGCCCGGCACCCTGGTACTGGAATGTTCGACCATCGCCCCGGAGTCGGCGCGCAAGGTACACAAGGCGGCCGCCGAACGCGGCCTGCGGATGCTCGATGCGCCGGTCTCCGGCGGCACCGCCGGGGCGGCGGCGGGCACCCTGACCTTCATGGTCGGCGGCGAGGCGGCGGTGCTGGAGCAGGCCCAAGCGATCTTCCAGGCCATGGGCAAGAACATCTTCCACGCCGGCCCGGACGGCGCCGGCCAGGTGGCCAAGGTGTGCAACAACCAGGTGCTGGCGGTGCAGATGATCGCCACCGCCGAGGCCATGGCCCTGGGCGTGGCCAACGGCCTGGACCCGGCGGTGCTGGCCGAGATCATGCGCCAGAGTTCCGGCGGCAACTGGACCCTGGAGAAGTACAACCCCTGGCCCGGGGTGATGGAGAACGCACCGGCCTCCAAGGGTTACTCGGGGGGCTTCATGGCCGAGCTGATGGCCAAGGACCTGGGGCTGGCCCAGGAAGCGGCCCAGGTCACCGGCAGCAGCACGCCGATGGGCGCCCTGGCCCTGCAGCTCTACCGTCTGCTGCTCAAGCAGGGCAAGGGCCAGCGGGACTTCTCGGTGGTGCAGCAGCTGTTCGTCGAATAG
- a CDS encoding enoyl-CoA hydratase/isomerase family protein, translating into MNVSFELHHSLHGYQIGIASLDAEKSLNALTLPMIEALDAQLAAWAADPRVACVLLRGNGARAFCAGGDVVQLVQECRAHPGEVPPLARRFFADEYRLDHRIHRYPKPLICWAHGHVLGGGMGLMQGAGLRIVTPSSRLGMPEINIGLYPDVGGSWFLARLPGKLGLFLGLTASAINARDALDLDLADRFLLDSQQDALIDGLIQLNWQEQPQLQLHSLFQALQHEARGELPEAQWLPRRERIDQLLDQPDLPAAWLALTALQDDGDALLARAARTLARGCPLTAHLVWQQIARARRMSLEQVFQMEYAMSLNCCRHPEFPEGVRARLIDKDQTPQWHWTDVAGIAAEVVEAHFSETWEGPHPLADL; encoded by the coding sequence ATGAACGTGAGTTTCGAGCTACACCACAGCCTGCACGGCTACCAGATCGGCATCGCCAGCCTGGATGCCGAGAAGAGCCTCAACGCCCTGACCCTGCCGATGATCGAGGCGCTGGACGCCCAGCTCGCGGCCTGGGCCGCGGACCCCAGGGTGGCCTGCGTGCTGCTGCGCGGCAACGGCGCCAGGGCCTTCTGCGCCGGCGGCGACGTGGTCCAGCTGGTGCAGGAATGCCGCGCCCATCCGGGCGAGGTGCCGCCCCTGGCGCGGCGCTTCTTCGCCGACGAATACCGCCTCGACCACCGCATCCACCGCTATCCGAAGCCGCTGATCTGCTGGGCCCACGGCCATGTGCTGGGCGGCGGCATGGGCCTGATGCAGGGCGCCGGCCTGCGCATCGTCACCCCCTCGAGTCGCCTGGGGATGCCGGAGATCAATATCGGTCTGTACCCGGATGTCGGCGGCAGCTGGTTCCTCGCCCGCCTGCCCGGCAAGCTCGGCCTGTTCCTCGGCCTCACCGCCAGCGCCATCAACGCCCGCGACGCCCTGGACCTGGACCTGGCCGACCGCTTCCTGCTCGACAGCCAGCAGGATGCGCTGATCGACGGCCTGATCCAGCTCAACTGGCAGGAACAACCGCAACTGCAGCTGCACAGCCTGTTCCAGGCCCTGCAGCATGAGGCCCGCGGCGAACTGCCGGAAGCCCAGTGGCTGCCGCGCCGCGAGCGCATCGACCAGCTGCTCGACCAACCCGACCTGCCCGCCGCCTGGCTCGCCCTGACAGCCCTGCAGGACGACGGCGATGCGTTGCTGGCTCGCGCCGCCAGGACCCTGGCCCGGGGTTGCCCGCTCACCGCCCACCTGGTCTGGCAGCAGATCGCCCGGGCCAGGCGCATGTCCCTGGAGCAGGTGTTCCAGATGGAATACGCCATGAGCCTCAACTGTTGCCGCCATCCGGAGTTCCCCGAAGGCGTGCGCGCGCGGCTGATCGACAAGGATCAGACACCGCAGTGGCACTGGACGGACGTCGCGGGCATCGCCGCCGAGGTGGTCGAGGCCCACTTCAGCGAGACCTGGGAAGGCCCCCATCCCCTGGCGGACCTCTGA
- a CDS encoding HlyD family type I secretion periplasmic adaptor subunit — protein MGDEPLPEVSKALIEDAPKVVRLTIWALIAFVAFCLLWAHFAVVDEVTRGDGKAIPSSRLQKIQNLEGGIVAELFVREGQVVNPGDPLLRLDDTRFASNVGETEADRLALLLRVERLSAEVQGRELQVAEEVRDKAPRLAENEEQLFNSRRQQLLDEVAGLEEQLVQRRQELREFVSKQGQFRNSLNLLRQEIRMSEPLVAEGAISRVEVLRLKRAEVESRGSLEATTLAIPRAEAAIKEVERKIDETRGRFRSEALAELNEARTELSKIQSTGKALEDRVNRTLVTSPVRGIVKQLLVNTIGGVIQPGSDLVEVVPLDDKLLVEARIRPQDIAFLHPGQEAMVKFTAYDYTIYGGLKAELVQIGADTVTDDEGNSFYVIQLRTEKSHLGSPEQPLLIIPGMVASVDIITGKKSILSYLLKPIIRARAEALRER, from the coding sequence ATGGGCGACGAACCGCTGCCCGAGGTCAGCAAGGCGCTGATCGAAGACGCGCCCAAGGTGGTGCGGCTGACCATCTGGGCGCTGATCGCCTTCGTCGCGTTCTGCCTGCTCTGGGCGCATTTCGCCGTGGTCGACGAGGTCACGCGCGGCGACGGCAAGGCGATTCCCTCTTCGCGCCTGCAGAAGATCCAGAATCTCGAGGGCGGCATAGTCGCCGAGCTGTTCGTACGCGAGGGGCAGGTGGTCAACCCTGGCGACCCCTTGTTGCGCCTGGACGATACGCGCTTCGCCTCCAACGTCGGCGAGACCGAGGCCGATCGCCTGGCCTTGCTGTTGCGCGTGGAGAGGCTCAGTGCCGAGGTGCAGGGGCGCGAACTGCAGGTGGCCGAGGAGGTGCGGGACAAGGCGCCGCGACTGGCCGAGAACGAGGAACAGCTGTTCAACAGCCGTCGCCAGCAGCTGCTGGACGAAGTCGCCGGCCTGGAGGAGCAGCTGGTTCAGCGTCGCCAGGAGTTGCGCGAGTTCGTCTCCAAGCAGGGGCAGTTCCGCAACAGCCTCAATCTGTTGCGCCAGGAAATCCGCATGTCCGAGCCGCTGGTGGCGGAGGGCGCGATCTCCCGGGTCGAGGTGCTGCGGCTCAAGCGTGCCGAGGTGGAGAGTCGCGGCTCGCTGGAGGCCACGACCCTGGCGATTCCAAGGGCCGAGGCGGCGATCAAGGAGGTCGAGCGCAAGATCGACGAGACCCGCGGGCGTTTTCGCAGCGAGGCCCTGGCCGAACTGAACGAGGCGCGCACCGAGCTGAGCAAGATCCAGTCCACCGGCAAGGCGCTGGAAGACCGGGTCAACCGCACCCTGGTCACCTCGCCGGTACGTGGCATCGTCAAGCAACTGCTGGTCAACACCATAGGCGGGGTGATCCAGCCGGGCAGCGACCTGGTGGAAGTGGTGCCGCTGGACGACAAGCTGCTGGTCGAGGCGCGTATCCGTCCCCAGGACATCGCCTTCCTGCATCCGGGGCAGGAGGCCATGGTCAAGTTCACCGCCTACGACTACACCATCTACGGCGGGCTCAAGGCCGAACTGGTGCAGATCGGCGCCGACACCGTCACCGACGACGAGGGCAACAGCTTCTACGTGATCCAGCTGCGCACCGAGAAGAGCCACCTGGGCAGCCCGGAGCAACCGCTGCTGATCATTCCCGGCATGGTGGCCTCGGTGGACATCATCACCGGCAAGAAGAGCATCCTCAGCTACCTGCTAAAACCGATCATCCGTGCCCGTGCCGAGGCCCTGCGCGAGCGCTGA
- a CDS encoding acyl-CoA dehydrogenase family protein, which translates to MDFELSDEQRLLVDSARAFARHELAPHAGDWDRDHHFPVEVIKRAGEQGYLALYLDEEDGGLGLSRLSAALIFEQLAAGCVATTAYMTIHNMAIWMLASFADAELKARWLPRLIGGELLASYCLTEPDAGSDAARLATRARREGEHYVLDGSKCFISGAGSTDVLIVMARTGQEGAKGISCFLVPADAEGVKYGRNELKMGWCAQPTRTIAFEGVRIPVGNRIGPEGQGFVYAMKGLDGGRLNIASCSLGAAQAALEQSLRYVEERKQFGKALSEFQALQFKLADMLTALTASRQMVRLAAHKLDHRHGEASLYCAMAKRFATDQCFALCNEALQLHGGYGYLNDYPLERWVRDSRVHQILEGTNEIMRVIIARRLLEQGGMLDRLL; encoded by the coding sequence ATGGACTTCGAACTCAGCGATGAACAACGCCTGCTGGTCGACAGCGCCCGCGCCTTCGCCCGCCACGAACTGGCGCCCCACGCCGGCGACTGGGACCGCGACCACCACTTCCCGGTCGAGGTGATCAAGCGCGCCGGCGAACAGGGCTACCTGGCCCTGTACCTCGACGAGGAGGATGGCGGCCTGGGCCTGTCGCGGCTGTCCGCGGCGCTGATCTTCGAGCAGCTGGCGGCCGGCTGCGTGGCCACCACGGCCTACATGACCATCCACAACATGGCCATCTGGATGCTCGCCAGCTTCGCCGACGCCGAACTCAAGGCGCGCTGGCTGCCGCGCCTGATCGGCGGCGAGCTGCTCGCCTCCTACTGCCTGACCGAGCCGGACGCCGGCTCCGACGCGGCGCGCCTGGCCACTCGCGCACGCCGGGAGGGCGAGCACTATGTGCTGGACGGCAGCAAGTGCTTCATCTCCGGCGCCGGCAGCACGGATGTCCTGATCGTGATGGCGCGCACCGGCCAGGAGGGCGCCAAGGGCATCTCCTGCTTCCTGGTGCCGGCCGACGCCGAGGGCGTGAAATACGGGCGCAACGAACTGAAGATGGGCTGGTGCGCCCAGCCGACCCGCACCATCGCCTTCGAGGGCGTGCGCATTCCCGTCGGCAACCGCATCGGCCCCGAGGGCCAGGGCTTCGTCTATGCCATGAAGGGCCTGGACGGCGGCCGCCTGAATATCGCCAGCTGCTCGCTGGGCGCGGCCCAGGCGGCGCTGGAGCAGTCGCTGCGCTACGTCGAGGAGCGCAAGCAATTCGGCAAGGCCCTCAGCGAGTTCCAGGCCCTGCAGTTCAAGCTGGCCGACATGCTCACCGCGCTCACCGCCAGCCGGCAGATGGTGCGCCTGGCCGCGCACAAGCTGGACCACCGGCATGGCGAAGCCAGCCTGTACTGCGCCATGGCCAAGCGCTTCGCCACCGACCAGTGCTTCGCGCTGTGCAACGAGGCCCTGCAATTGCACGGCGGCTATGGTTACCTGAACGACTACCCGCTGGAGCGCTGGGTGCGTGACAGCCGCGTGCACCAGATACTCGAGGGCACCAACGAAATCATGCGGGTGATCATCGCCCGCCGCCTGCTCGAGCAGGGCGGCATGCTCGATCGCCTGCTCTAG
- a CDS encoding enoyl-CoA hydratase encodes MTTALEPYSPGLFDLTHKITVEKHGHTALITINHPPANTWDRDSLIGLKQLIEHLNRDDDIYALVVTGQGSKFFSAGADLNLFADGDKARAREMARRFGEAFEALRDFRGVSIAAINGYAMGGGLECALACDLRIAERQAQMALPEATVGLLPCAGGTQALPWLVGEGWAKRMILCGERINAETALRIGLVEQLVDSGEARNHALLLAAKVARQSPVAVRTIKPLIQGARERNPNQWLPEERERFVDLFDADDTREGVNAFLEKREPQWRNK; translated from the coding sequence ATGACCACCGCCCTGGAACCCTACAGCCCCGGCCTGTTCGACCTGACCCACAAGATCACCGTGGAGAAGCACGGCCACACGGCGCTGATCACCATCAACCACCCGCCGGCCAATACCTGGGACCGCGACTCGCTGATCGGCCTCAAGCAGCTGATCGAGCACCTCAACCGCGACGACGATATCTATGCCCTGGTGGTCACCGGCCAGGGCAGCAAGTTCTTCAGCGCCGGCGCCGACCTCAACCTGTTCGCCGACGGCGACAAGGCCCGCGCCCGCGAGATGGCGCGACGCTTCGGCGAGGCCTTCGAGGCGCTGCGCGACTTCCGCGGGGTGTCGATCGCCGCGATCAACGGCTACGCCATGGGCGGCGGCCTGGAGTGCGCCCTGGCCTGCGACCTGCGCATCGCCGAGCGCCAGGCGCAGATGGCCCTGCCGGAAGCCACGGTGGGCCTGCTGCCCTGCGCCGGCGGCACCCAGGCGCTGCCCTGGCTGGTCGGCGAGGGCTGGGCCAAGCGCATGATCCTCTGCGGCGAACGCATCAACGCCGAGACCGCGCTGCGCATCGGCCTGGTCGAGCAGCTGGTCGATAGCGGCGAGGCGCGCAACCACGCCCTGCTGCTGGCGGCCAAGGTGGCGCGGCAGAGCCCGGTGGCGGTGCGCACCATCAAGCCGCTGATCCAGGGCGCCCGCGAGCGCAACCCGAACCAGTGGCTGCCGGAGGAACGCGAGCGCTTCGTCGACCTGTTCGACGCCGACGACACCCGCGAGGGCGTCAATGCCTTCCTGGAGAAACGCGAGCCGCAGTGGCGCAACAAGTAA